The following are encoded in a window of Sminthopsis crassicaudata isolate SCR6 chromosome 3, ASM4859323v1, whole genome shotgun sequence genomic DNA:
- the LOC141559754 gene encoding olfactory receptor 8G1-like: protein MAMRNDSPVTEFILTGLTDWPELQLPFFFLFLGVYVVTVVGNLGMIILIGLSSHLHTPMYYFLSSLSFIDLCHSTIITPKMLMKFVSESNIISYSECITQLYFFLIFAIAECHMLAVMAYDRYVAICSPLLYNITMSHKTCSWLVGGVYILGFIGATAHTSCIFRVIFCKNNLIHHYFCELLSLLKLSCSSTYVNEVLILCFSAFNILIPSITIVSSYICIITSILRIRSSEGRSKAFSTCSSHIAAVAVFYGSAAVIYLQPSSGNSMDQDKVSSVFYTIFVPMLNPLIYSLRNKDVKIAMRKILERRKFI from the coding sequence ATGGCCATGAGAAATGACTCCCCAGTGACTGAATTTATCCTCACAGGGCTAACTGACTGGCCAGAGCTCCagctgccttttttctttcttttccttggtGTTTATGTGGTTACTGTGGTGGGGAACCTGGGTATGATCATACTGATTGGCCTTAGTTCCCATCTTCATACCCCCATGTACTATTTCCTCAGTAGTTTGTCCTTTATTGATCTCTGTCACTCCACTATAATCACACCCAAAATGCTGATGAAATTTGTATCAGAGAGTAATATCATCTCCTACTCTGAGTGCATAACACAACTctactttttccttatttttgctATAGCTGAGTGCCACATGTTGGCAGTGATGGCATATGATCGTTATGTTGCCATCTGCAGCCCTTTGCTTTATAACATCACCATGTCCCATAAGACCTGCTCATGGCTTGTGGGTGGGGTATACATTCTGGGTTTTATTGGGGCCACAGCTCACACCAGCTGTATATTTAGAGTGATCTTCTGCAAGAACAATCTTATCCATCATTATTTCTGTGAACTCCTTTCCCTCTTGAAACTTTCTTGTTCCAGCACCTATGTTAATGAAGTTTTGATTTTGTGCTTTAGTGCATTTAACATCCTCATTCCCAGTATTACCATTGTTAGCTCTTATATCTGCATCATTACCAGCATCCTTCGGATCCGCTCCTCTGAAGGCAGGTCCAAGGCTTTCAGCACCTGCAGCTCCCACATAGCAGCTGTTGCTGTCTTCTATGGCTCTGCTGCAGTCATATATCTACAGCCCTCTTCAGGAAACTCCATGGACCAGGACAAAGTATCTTCTGttttttatactatttttgtGCCCATGCTGAACCCCCTCATCTATAGCCTGAGGAACAAGGATGTGAAAATTGCCATGAGGAAAATCCTGGAGAGAAGAAAGTTCATTTAA